The sequence CGAGGGCCTGGCCCAGGCGATCGTCAAGGGCGAGGTGCCCGAGACCCTCAAGGACAAGCACCTCTACACCCTGGACCTCGGCGCCCTCGTCGCCGGTTCGCGGTACCGGGGTGACTTCGAGGAGCGCCTGAAGAAGGTCCTCAAGGAGATCCGCACCCGCGGCGACATCATCCTGTTCATCGACGAGCTCCACACGCTGGTCGGTGCGGGTGCCGCGGAGGGCGCCATCGACGCGGCTTCGATCCTGAAGCCCATGCTGGCGCGCGGTGAGCTCCAGACCATCGGCGCCACCACGCTCGACGAGTACCGCAAGCACCTGGAGAAGGACGCCGCTCTCGAGCGCCGCTTCCAGCCCATCCAGGTCGCGGAGCCGTCGCTGCCGCACACCATCGAGATCCTGAAGGGTCTGCGCGACCGCTACGAGGCCCACCACCGGGTCTCCATCACGGACGAGGCGCTCGTCCAGGCCGCGACCCTGGCCGACCGGTACATCTCGGACCGCTTCCTGCCGGACAAGGCGATCGACCTGATCGACGAGGCCGGTTCCCGGATGCGCATCCGCCGGATGACCGCGCCGCCGGACCTCCGCGAGTTCGACGAGAAGATCGCGGGCGTCCGCCGCGACAAGGAGTCGGCCATCGACTCCCAGGACTTCGAGAAGGCGGCTTCCCTCCGTGACAAGGAGAAGCAGCTGCTGGCGGCGAAGGCCAAGCGGGAGAAGGAGTGGAAGGCCGGCGACATGGACGTCGTCGCCGAGGTCGACGGCGAGCTGATCGCCGAAGTCCTGGCCACCGCCACCGGTATCCCGGTCTTCAAGCTGACGGAGGAGGAGTCCTCCCGTCTGCTGCGCATGGAGGACGAGCTCCACAAGCGCGTCATCGGCCAGAAGGACGCCATCAAGGCCCTCTCGCAGGCGATCCGCCGTACGCGAGCCGGCCTGAAGGACCCGAAGCGCCCCGGTGGCTCGTTCATCTTCGCCGGCCCGTCCGGTGTCGGTAAGACGGAGCTGTCCAAGACGCTCGCCGAATTCCTCTTCGGCGACGAGGACGCGCTGATCTCCCTCGACATGTCGGAGTTCAGCGAGAAGCACACGGTGTCGCGTCTCTTCGGTTCGCCCCCCGGATACGTGGGCTACGAGGAGGGCGGCCAGCTCACCGAGAAGGTGCGCCGCAAGCCGTTCTCCGTCGTCCTCTTCGACGAGGTCGAGAAGGCCCACCCCGATATCTTCAACTCCCTGCTCCAGATTCTGGAGGACGGTCGCCTGACCGACTCCCAGGGCCGGGTCGTGGACTTCAAGAACACGGTCATCATCATGACGACCAACCTCGGGACCCGGGACATCTCCAAGGGCTTCAACCTGGGCTTCGCCGCCCAGGGTGACGTCAAGACCAACTACGAGCGCATGAAGGTCAAGGTCAACGAAGAGCTCAAGCAGCACTTCCGGCCGGAATTCCTCAACCGTGTCGACGACACGGTGGTCTTCCACCAGCTGACCGAGGAAGACATCATCGAGATCGTCGACCTCATGCTCGCCAAGGTCGACGAGCGTCTCAAGGACCGCGACATGGGCATCGAGCTCAGCGGCGAGGCCAAGACGCTGCTCGCGAAGAAGGGCTACGACCCCGTGATGGGCGCCCGGCCGCTGCGCCGGACGATCCAGCGGCAGATCGAGGACGTGCTCTCCGAGAAGATCCTCTTCGGAGAGCTGCGCCCCGGTCACATCGTGGTCGTCGGCACGGAGGGCGAGGGTGACGACAAGACGTTCACCTTCCGCGGCGAGGAGAAGTCGGCTCTGCCCGACGTCCCCCCGATCGAGCAGGCGGCAGGCGGCGCCGGCCCGAACCTCACGAAGGACGCGTGACGCGCGGGTAGTGCACCACTGAGGGGCTGCCCCGGAACCGGTATCCGTACCGGTCCGGGGCAGCCCCTTTTTTGGTCAGTAGGTGAGGACTCTGAGGCGGTCCCCCAACTGCTCCCACCCGAGGATCAGCGGCGTGTGGCCCCTGCGCACTGTCACCTGGAGATCGGGCAGCGCCAGCAGGGGTGTCAGGTCGAGCTCGGGGGCGGAGCGGCGTGCGGACAGCGTGAGACGGGTGATCCCGGGGAAGAGCCGACCGAGCAGTGCCAGGTGCGCGCTGTCCTGCGGGGCGGTGATGGCCAGTTCCCTGAGCGACATGACCGGCCGGTCGTCGGACACGAGGCCCTTCCAGGAGGTGAGGCCGAGCCTGAGCCGTGTGATCCGGCCGTGCTGCCGCACCGCAGCCACCGCGTCGTCGAGCGATACGGCCCGGGAGACCTGGAGATCCCGGAGGGACTCCCAGGCGGTGAGGCCGCCCAGGGCCACCGGGCGGTCGCTGCTGACTTTCAGGTGAGTCACCCCGGGATGGACGGGGAGCCGGCTCACCTGGCCCGACGCGAGGCGGCTGACCTCCAGGTAGCTCAGCGTGGGAAGGCCGGGAACGGGTGCCAGGAATTCGGTGGGCCGGTTCATGGCGTCCACGCTCAGCGCGATGAGTGAGGGCAGCTCGGCCAGCGCCGTGAGGCTCTGTACCGCGGGACAGGTGTCCAGCCCCAACTGCTGGAGGGTGCTCGCCTGTGCGCCGAGTGCGGAGAGGTCGGTGACATGCGGGTTCATGTGCAGGTAGAGCACTTCCAGCCGGAGTTCCGAGAGCGCCGTACGAAGCTCGTCCTGCGGCAGTTCGCCGGAGACGACGAGGTGCCTCAGGGACGGCAGATGGCGCAGGGCGCGCAGTTGTGCCCGCTGGGCCAGCACGAAGTGCTCGGCGAGGTCGTAGTGGGCCAGTACCCCGGCGGCGAACTCGTCCGGCGGGAAAGCGGACCAGTTCGTCGCCAGGCGGCTGACCGCCGAGGGATGCGCGGCCGACCACTCGCGAGCGTGCGGGATGGCGGCGCTGCCGCCGATCCTGCCGAGCAACTGCACCACGTGCCGGGCGAGCGGGCCATCGGTCGCCAGGCTCTCGGGCGGGGGCAGGAGGGCCAGTGCCGATTCGCCGAGCCGGGCGAGCGCGTGCACCTGGTCGTCGTCAGCGGGCGGGAACACGCCCTGCAGGGTGCACTGGACCCGCTCCCGTACCGGGCCGTCCAGCCAGGCCGCGTGCTGGGCGCACAGCGCGGCGAGGACCGGCAGGGTGGTGCGCTGGGCGGACTCCTCCGTGTGCGCGTTGCCCGCGTCCAGTAGACCGCTGACCAGCGAACCCAGCTCACGCCGTCCGCAATGCCCCGCCGCCAGCAGGATCACGTCCTGCCAGGACTCCTCGTCCGCGTGCCGCAGCAACTCGCCCAGGTGCTCGTCCTCGATGAGCTCCTTCGCGGCCAGGTAGTCCTGGAAGGTCCGGTGGATGAACTGGTAGGTGCCGTCGCCGTGCTCCTGGAGCAGGCCGCTGCGGTT is a genomic window of Streptomyces sp. YPW6 containing:
- a CDS encoding ATP-dependent Clp protease ATP-binding subunit — encoded protein: MFERFTDRARRVVVLAQEEARMLNHNYIGTEHILLGLIHEGEGVAAKALESLGISLEAVRQQVEEIIGQGQQAPSGHIPFTPRAKKVLELSLREALQLGHNYIGTEHILLGLIREGEGVAAQVLVKLGADLNRVRQQVIQLLSGYSGGKETAAAGGPAEGTPSTSLVLDQFGRNLTQAARESKLDPVIGREKEIERVMQVLSRRTKNNPVLIGEPGVGKTAVVEGLAQAIVKGEVPETLKDKHLYTLDLGALVAGSRYRGDFEERLKKVLKEIRTRGDIILFIDELHTLVGAGAAEGAIDAASILKPMLARGELQTIGATTLDEYRKHLEKDAALERRFQPIQVAEPSLPHTIEILKGLRDRYEAHHRVSITDEALVQAATLADRYISDRFLPDKAIDLIDEAGSRMRIRRMTAPPDLREFDEKIAGVRRDKESAIDSQDFEKAASLRDKEKQLLAAKAKREKEWKAGDMDVVAEVDGELIAEVLATATGIPVFKLTEEESSRLLRMEDELHKRVIGQKDAIKALSQAIRRTRAGLKDPKRPGGSFIFAGPSGVGKTELSKTLAEFLFGDEDALISLDMSEFSEKHTVSRLFGSPPGYVGYEEGGQLTEKVRRKPFSVVLFDEVEKAHPDIFNSLLQILEDGRLTDSQGRVVDFKNTVIIMTTNLGTRDISKGFNLGFAAQGDVKTNYERMKVKVNEELKQHFRPEFLNRVDDTVVFHQLTEEDIIEIVDLMLAKVDERLKDRDMGIELSGEAKTLLAKKGYDPVMGARPLRRTIQRQIEDVLSEKILFGELRPGHIVVVGTEGEGDDKTFTFRGEEKSALPDVPPIEQAAGGAGPNLTKDA